A window of Methanomassiliicoccales archaeon genomic DNA:
GATCGAGATCCAGGTCCATCCCCGATGGGTCTGGCGGACGACTGGCCGGAGATCCACCCAGCCCCTTGCCCTCCTTGCCGGGCGAAGGTGTTGATTGGGACAATATGTTCGGGTCGTCGCCAAAGGCTTCCGGCCGGATGATGGCATCGGTCTCGGGATCGAACTCTGCCACATCCCGGTCCTTGGGAGGGCGGTTATTTTTTCTGGCCGATTCAAATATGGTATCCGGAAGCGGCGCCTTTCTTATGCCTTCGATGATCTCCTCATCCTCAGCCGTATCGAAGGACGGTTCGGACCTGTTCTTGGCGGGGAAAGAGAGAGATATGCTCGGAATGAATGACCATCCGGGAAGGATCGTTATGACCTTCATGCCGGTGTCTGAGGGCGAACCATGCCCATTTGTTTTTGAACTGTGGGATTCAAGCTGGTCAAGGTCCAGGCTCTCGAGATCCTCGAGAGACAGGCCATCGGGAGGTACATCTACCTCATCCTCTTCCTTTCGTTTCCTGGACCTGTTCTTCTTGTCAAAGAAGGTGATTGAAATGACCGGGAGGCTGGCAAAGGAAAGAGGAATCATGATTCCTTTGGATAGCATGGCGCACCTCCCTGGGTTTTCGAGGACGTCTCCATTATGTTGTTGAGATTCTCCCTATTCTTAAAGTGACTTTGCCTGCGATTATCATACGAGATAATATGGTCTGTCCCATGAGGAGATATCTTGAACGATAGCAGACGGGTTCGGCCGATTCCTACCCCGAAGATGGCCATTGCAGCCTAGGGATCAGCTATGTCAATACTGCTGGGAATGCAAATGAGTGGCGTTCCTCTTAATAATAAATATCGGTTCTCGATATACAAGCCATTACCTGTCAATAAATTTCAATCCTTCACAATAGATATTAGTAATCAAACCCTTTCCGGTGTGGGGTAATATGTCCGAAAACGTGATCGAGGTCAAGGATCTAGTCAAAAAGTACGGCGACCTGAGCGCCGTCAATGGCATCAGTTTCGAGGTCCACCCTGGGGAGGTCTTCTCCATTTTGGGACCCAATGGTGCGGGGAAAACCACCACTGTGGAGATCATGGAATGCCTGCGCCAGCCCACGTCCGGATCGGTCACGGTGCTCGGGAACGACATCAATCATCAGCAAAAGGAGATCAAGAAGAGGATCGGCGTGCTGCCTCAGGATTTCCATTCCTATGACCTGCTGACCGTCAAAGAGAGCATCGAATATTTTGCGGGCCTCTATGACAAGAGTCTGCCCACGGACGATCTCATCAAGGCGGTCAATCTGGAAGAGAAGAGGAACGAGATGTTCAAGAACCTGTCCGGCGGACTGAAGCAGAGGGTGGGGGTCGCCATCTCCATGGCCAACGACCCGGACATAATATTCCTGGACGAGCCCACCACCGGTCTGGACCCCAAGGCACGACGGGAGGTGTGGGACGTCATCCGCAACCTGAAGTCGAGGAACAAGACGGTCATTCTGACGACGCATTACATGGAGGAGGCGGAAGTGCTCTCCGATCGGGTCGCGATCATGAACTCTGGCAGGTTCATCGCCTTCGGGACTCCGAAGACGATCATAGAGGAGCATGGGATCGGTTCACTGTGCATAATCAAGGGTGCCTCATCCGCCGCCAAAGAATCTCTCACGCAGGCCGGACTCTCCTATGATTCGAAGAACGGCGATTTGTGGATCCATGTCGAGGACAGGACCGTGCTGCCAAAGATCGTAAGGACGCTGGCCGAATCAGGTTCGATGTATGACGAGATCCTTCTGAAACGCTCAACGCTGGAGGACGTGTTCCTCAAGCTGACCGGACGCAAGATAAGCGAGGAGGTGGAGTCATGAAGAACCGGGTCCTGATCGACTTCGTGGCCACCGGCAAGATGTTCTTCAGGAACAAAGGCGGGGTCTTTTGGACCCTGGCGTTCCCGGTGTTCCTGATATTCATCTTTGGTGCGATCTTCGCCAACAGCGGTGCCCCCTCGAACTATACCATCTATGTGCAGGACAACACCGCAACGCTTGAAGGACAGAACTCGACCGGATATCAGCAGGTGATCCTGCCGCTGCAGTCCACCGGAGTCGTCTCGGTGGTGAACGTCTCGACCCACCAGGACCTGGACCAGTATATCAAGAACAACTCCTTGAGCAATGTTCTGGTCATCCCGGCCAACTTCAGTCTGGCGCCGATCCCTGGCACCACCGGTCAGGTGTTGCTGCGGGTCGATCCGACATCCGGTTCGGCCAGGGTCGTGCAGAGCCTCGTCTCATCGCTGGCCGATGCCACCAATCTGCATATCGCGAACGGCACCCAGATAATGTCGGTCGGTTCTGGACAGATCAACCAGAAAGGGCTGAGCTACATCGACTTCTTCCTACCGGGAATCATGGGCATGACCATCATGACCACCTGCACGCTCTACATGCAGGGGCTCCAGTCCCGATTCCGGTCGACCGGTATCTTCCGGAAGCTGGCCACGACCCCGTTCACCAGGATGGAATGGTTGCTGTCCCATGTCCTGTGGTACACTGTGGTCTGTTTCATGTCCATTGCGGCGATCATGATCGTGGGCATGCTGGCCTTCAACGTGCACATGACCCTGACGATCGAGGCGGTGGCGCTTATAGTGGTCGGCGCGGCGATGTTCACCGGTCTGGGCATGCTGCTGTCCCGGTTCGCCAAGGACGAGGAGACGGCCAACGCCGCCGCATCCGCGGTGACCTTCCCGATGATGTTCCTGTCGGGATCGTTCTTCCCGCTGGAGCAGATGCCCAGCTATCTCCAGGAGGTTTCCAAGGTGCTCCCGCTGACGTACCTCAACAATGGACTGAGGGACACCATGGTCTATGCCAACAGCAGCTCGGCCATCGGCAACCTAGCGGTCATCTCTGTGATCGCCTTGGCGTTCATACTGCTGGGGGCTTACATCTCCAAGTGGAAGGAAGAATGATCTTGTTCGAAGCCCTTTACAAACTCTTTCCATCATTCTTTATCTGACCAGCAGCTTTTATCGAACTCGTTCTCCACCCATTCGAGGACTTCACCAGCCGCATCGAGAAGCTTGCCAACCCTCTCCCGGTCCGGGTCCTGCCAGTACTCCCCCTTGTGAATCAGACAGCACTCGCTTTTGATATCTTCCACCATCTCAGAGATCTCCGGTGGCGTCTCGACGAGAAGGGCTAGACCCTCCAGGTCGATGGTCTCATGAGGCTGCAAGCCTTTATCAATGGCGACCGCGCGCAGGGAATAGACCAAGCTCATCTGGGCATGCAATAGTGCGAATCGATGGTAGGACATCTTGAACATGTCCAATGCAGAATCGTATTCCCGTTCCGCCCGAGCCATCCATTCAGCAGACTCCATGTTCAATCTATGACCCCTAACGATAAGGGACTTATTGCTTCCATCATATCAATATTACTCTGTCCCGGAAAGAAGGAATATCCTCTTTATGATCATGACAGGACGAATCCAACTTCCACACATCTCATCCTTATTTCAGAATCTTCTAAGAATGATGCCGCATGATGAGGTGTGAATCGGCACCCACCGTCTGATTGAAATGAAGGTGAACAGTTTTTAGTGAAACCAGCACCATGGACTTAATGAAAACTTCTTCAATCCTCAACCATTAAATTCGGAATATCACATCCTCTTCGGGGAAGATTGTGAAAAGAAGGAACCGGGGCATTTCCGTGATAGCGACCGCATTGATCGTTTTTGCGGTGACGTTCCCCTCGTTCGTCTTGGCCAATCCAAGCATGGCCCTTCTTGATGGACCGGGTGATATTAGGACCAGTCCTAGTATCGGATATCAGGACGTTCCCTTCGATTATCATGTAACGATAACCAATAGCGGAAATGAGTCGCTCCACGTGACAGAGATCATCCTCAAGATCTCGTGGCCAGATCAGAATTGGATGTTTCCTGAATACCCGATCCCGAGCGAGACCTACAAGATATTCAGTGGAGACCAGGTCCTGAAGCCGGGAGAGAACCATGAATTCAGGAACAAGGTTACATCTGGATTCTTCGGGGGTGGATTCGCCGTCACCGTCAC
This region includes:
- a CDS encoding ABC transporter ATP-binding protein — encoded protein: MSENVIEVKDLVKKYGDLSAVNGISFEVHPGEVFSILGPNGAGKTTTVEIMECLRQPTSGSVTVLGNDINHQQKEIKKRIGVLPQDFHSYDLLTVKESIEYFAGLYDKSLPTDDLIKAVNLEEKRNEMFKNLSGGLKQRVGVAISMANDPDIIFLDEPTTGLDPKARREVWDVIRNLKSRNKTVILTTHYMEEAEVLSDRVAIMNSGRFIAFGTPKTIIEEHGIGSLCIIKGASSAAKESLTQAGLSYDSKNGDLWIHVEDRTVLPKIVRTLAESGSMYDEILLKRSTLEDVFLKLTGRKISEEVES
- a CDS encoding ABC transporter permease, with product MKNRVLIDFVATGKMFFRNKGGVFWTLAFPVFLIFIFGAIFANSGAPSNYTIYVQDNTATLEGQNSTGYQQVILPLQSTGVVSVVNVSTHQDLDQYIKNNSLSNVLVIPANFSLAPIPGTTGQVLLRVDPTSGSARVVQSLVSSLADATNLHIANGTQIMSVGSGQINQKGLSYIDFFLPGIMGMTIMTTCTLYMQGLQSRFRSTGIFRKLATTPFTRMEWLLSHVLWYTVVCFMSIAAIMIVGMLAFNVHMTLTIEAVALIVVGAAMFTGLGMLLSRFAKDEETANAAASAVTFPMMFLSGSFFPLEQMPSYLQEVSKVLPLTYLNNGLRDTMVYANSSSAIGNLAVISVIALAFILLGAYISKWKEE
- a CDS encoding HEPN domain-containing protein — translated: MESAEWMARAEREYDSALDMFKMSYHRFALLHAQMSLVYSLRAVAIDKGLQPHETIDLEGLALLVETPPEISEMVEDIKSECCLIHKGEYWQDPDRERVGKLLDAAGEVLEWVENEFDKSCWSDKE